Proteins from a single region of Hordeum vulgare subsp. vulgare chromosome 6H, MorexV3_pseudomolecules_assembly, whole genome shotgun sequence:
- the LOC123402509 gene encoding protein G1-like3 — protein MDLSPNPESPNAPGGGGGSGSGAGGSSGGGGASSSAGGGGTPQTPSRYEAQKRRDWNTFGQYLRNHRPPLSLAQCSGAHVLEFLRYLDQFGKTKVHTASCPFFGHPNPPAPCPCPLRQAWGSLDALVGRLRAAFEEHGGRPESNPFAARAVRLFLREVREHQARARGVSYEKKKRKKPTPDDASGSGSHQPLPPPPPPPAGAAC, from the coding sequence ATGGACCTGTCGCCAAACCCCGAGAGCCCGAATGCcccgggcggcggtggcggcagcggcagcggagcCGGTGGATCTAGCGGCGGTGGCGGGGCGTCCTCGTCGGCTGGGGGTGGAGGCACGCCGCAGACGCCCAGCCGGTACGAGGCGCAGAAGCGGCGGGACTGGAACACGTTCGGGCAGTACCTGCGGAACCACCGGCCGCCGCTGAGCCTTGCGCAGTGCAGCGGCGCGCACGTGCTGGAGTTTCTGCGGTACCTGGACCAGTTCGGCAAGACCAAGGTCCACACTGCGTCGTGCCCCTTCTTCGGCCACCCGAACCCGCCGGCGCCCTGCCCCTGCCCACTGCGTCAGGCGTGGGGGAGCCTCGACGCGCTCGTGGGACGCCTTCGCGCCGCTTTCGAGGAGCACGGCGGCCGCCCCGAGTCAAACCCCTTCGCCGCCCGCGCGGTCCGCCTATTCCTCCGCGAGGTCCGCGAGCACCAGGCTCGCGCGCGCGGCGTCAGCTACGAGAAGAAGAAGCGCAAGAAGCCGACGCCTGATGACGCCAGCGGTAGCGGCAGCCACCAGCCtctacccccgccgccgccgccccccgccGGTGCGGCCTGCTGA